A region of Oculatellaceae cyanobacterium DNA encodes the following proteins:
- a CDS encoding YkvA family protein: MSLSNTFDKITEKERLEQVQVVQEYVQTLKKIALGRVNVYQVVEVTQKATAKLEAEGVPILELTTSSQDNASGSAQNSYSEDNFWKKMAEFAKSAGKEVVEKALILFYTLQQPNLPIKAKTIIYSALGYFILPLDIAPDFIPVVGFGDDVGALLAALAAVAIYITPEVKEAARQKMRDWFE; encoded by the coding sequence ATGAGTCTCTCAAATACCTTTGATAAAATAACTGAAAAAGAACGTTTAGAACAAGTGCAGGTTGTACAGGAATACGTTCAGACGCTCAAAAAAATTGCTCTAGGAAGAGTAAATGTTTACCAAGTTGTTGAAGTCACTCAAAAAGCAACTGCAAAATTAGAAGCTGAAGGAGTACCTATTTTAGAACTCACAACCTCAAGCCAAGACAACGCTTCGGGTTCAGCACAAAACTCTTATTCGGAAGATAATTTTTGGAAAAAAATGGCAGAATTTGCTAAATCTGCGGGTAAAGAAGTTGTTGAAAAAGCCTTAATACTTTTCTATACGCTTCAGCAACCTAATTTACCAATCAAAGCAAAAACTATCATTTATAGTGCTTTAGGTTACTTTATCCTCCCCCTAGACATCGCACCTGATTTTATTCCAGTTGTAGGCTTTGGAGATGATGTCGGGGCATTGCTGGCAGCACTCGCGGCTGTTGCAATATATATCACCCCTGAAGTTAAAGAGGCAGCTAGACAAAAGATGCGAGATTGGTTTGAGTGA